A region from the Lates calcarifer isolate ASB-BC8 linkage group LG2, TLL_Latcal_v3, whole genome shotgun sequence genome encodes:
- the LOC108887833 gene encoding RNA-binding protein, mRNA-processing factor 2a isoform X4: MILSRNTTTTATPTTTTRISSDTSPSSSTARPHLGTSSLLKFKRHQDFHCSFRRTWGKYHSTRKNLILCAAATAAAAAEATVNMSLKADAEPNNNVSIEEEVRTLFVSGLPVDIKPRELYLLFRPFKGYEGSLIKLTSKQPVGFVTFDSRSGAEAAKNALNGIRFDPESPQTLRLEFAKANTKMAKSKLMATPNPTNIHPALGAHFIARDPYDLTGAALIPASPDAWTPYPLYTTELTPGLPHAAFTYPAAAAAAAALHAQASGNHTFVQLK; this comes from the exons ATGATTCTCTCTCGcaacactactactactgcaactcctactactactactagaaTTTCCTCGGACACCTCGCCGTCCTCCTCGACCGCACGACCTCACCTCGGCACATCTTCTCTCCTCAAGTTCAAACGCCACCAGGActttcactgcagcttcagACGCACTTGGGGGAAATATCACTCGACGAGGAAAAACTTGATACTTTGTGCAGcagcgacagcagcagcagcagctgaagcgACCGTCAACATGAGTCTCAAAGCCGACGCGGAGCCGAATAACAACGTCTCCATCGAAGAGGAG GTACGAACGCTGTTTGTCAGTGGCCTACCAGTAGATATCAAACCACGGGAACTTTACCTTCTCTTCAGACCTTTCAAG GGTTATGAAGGGTCACTGATTAAGTTAACTTCAAAACAG cCTGTTGGGTTTGTAACCTTTGACAGTCGGTCTGGAGCTGAAGCTGCAAAAAATGCACTAAAT GGTATCCGTTTTGACCCCGAAAGTCCCCAGACCCTGCGCTTAGAGTTTGCTAAAGCCAACACGAAGATGGCAAAGAGTAAGCTGATGGCCACACCGAACCCCACAAATATCCACCCTGCTCTAGGAGCTCACTTCATTGCACGGGACCCAT ATGATCTGACAGGGGCAGCACTGATCCCAGCATCGCCGGATGCCTGGACTCCTTACCCCCTGTACACCACGGAGCTGACCCCAGGCCTCCCTCACGCAGCCTTCACTTACCCAGCGGCCGCTGCCGCAGCTGCAGCCCTCCACGCCCAG GCCTCTGGAAACCACACCTTTGTCCAGCTGAAGTGA
- the LOC108887833 gene encoding RNA-binding protein, mRNA-processing factor 2a isoform X1 — MILSRNTTTTATPTTTTRISSDTSPSSSTARPHLGTSSLLKFKRHQDFHCSFRRTWGKYHSTRKNLILCAAATAAAAAEATVNMSLKADAEPNNNVSIEEEVRTLFVSGLPVDIKPRELYLLFRPFKGYEGSLIKLTSKQPVGFVTFDSRSGAEAAKNALNGIRFDPESPQTLRLEFAKANTKMAKSKLMATPNPTNIHPALGAHFIARDPYDLTGAALIPASPDAWTPYPLYTTELTPGLPHAAFTYPAAAAAAAALHAQVRDQPMRWYPTPSETSQPGWKSRQFC, encoded by the exons ATGATTCTCTCTCGcaacactactactactgcaactcctactactactactagaaTTTCCTCGGACACCTCGCCGTCCTCCTCGACCGCACGACCTCACCTCGGCACATCTTCTCTCCTCAAGTTCAAACGCCACCAGGActttcactgcagcttcagACGCACTTGGGGGAAATATCACTCGACGAGGAAAAACTTGATACTTTGTGCAGcagcgacagcagcagcagcagctgaagcgACCGTCAACATGAGTCTCAAAGCCGACGCGGAGCCGAATAACAACGTCTCCATCGAAGAGGAG GTACGAACGCTGTTTGTCAGTGGCCTACCAGTAGATATCAAACCACGGGAACTTTACCTTCTCTTCAGACCTTTCAAG GGTTATGAAGGGTCACTGATTAAGTTAACTTCAAAACAG cCTGTTGGGTTTGTAACCTTTGACAGTCGGTCTGGAGCTGAAGCTGCAAAAAATGCACTAAAT GGTATCCGTTTTGACCCCGAAAGTCCCCAGACCCTGCGCTTAGAGTTTGCTAAAGCCAACACGAAGATGGCAAAGAGTAAGCTGATGGCCACACCGAACCCCACAAATATCCACCCTGCTCTAGGAGCTCACTTCATTGCACGGGACCCAT ATGATCTGACAGGGGCAGCACTGATCCCAGCATCGCCGGATGCCTGGACTCCTTACCCCCTGTACACCACGGAGCTGACCCCAGGCCTCCCTCACGCAGCCTTCACTTACCCAGCGGCCGCTGCCGCAGCTGCAGCCCTCCACGCCCAGGTGAGGGACCAACcg aTGCGCTGGTACCCTACTCCCTCTGAGACTTCCCAGCCTGGATGGAAATCCCGGCAGTTTTGTTAG
- the LOC108887833 gene encoding RNA-binding protein, mRNA-processing factor 2a isoform X2 — translation MILSRNTTTTATPTTTTRISSDTSPSSSTARPHLGTSSLLKFKRHQDFHCSFRRTWGKYHSTRKNLILCAAATAAAAAEATVNMSLKADAEPNNNVSIEEEVRTLFVSGLPVDIKPRELYLLFRPFKGYEGSLIKLTSKQPVGFVTFDSRSGAEAAKNALNGIRFDPESPQTLRLEFAKANTKMAKSKLMATPNPTNIHPALGAHFIARDPYDLTGAALIPASPDAWTPYPLYTTELTPGLPHAAFTYPAAAAAAAALHAQMRWYPTPSETSQPGWKSRQFC, via the exons ATGATTCTCTCTCGcaacactactactactgcaactcctactactactactagaaTTTCCTCGGACACCTCGCCGTCCTCCTCGACCGCACGACCTCACCTCGGCACATCTTCTCTCCTCAAGTTCAAACGCCACCAGGActttcactgcagcttcagACGCACTTGGGGGAAATATCACTCGACGAGGAAAAACTTGATACTTTGTGCAGcagcgacagcagcagcagcagctgaagcgACCGTCAACATGAGTCTCAAAGCCGACGCGGAGCCGAATAACAACGTCTCCATCGAAGAGGAG GTACGAACGCTGTTTGTCAGTGGCCTACCAGTAGATATCAAACCACGGGAACTTTACCTTCTCTTCAGACCTTTCAAG GGTTATGAAGGGTCACTGATTAAGTTAACTTCAAAACAG cCTGTTGGGTTTGTAACCTTTGACAGTCGGTCTGGAGCTGAAGCTGCAAAAAATGCACTAAAT GGTATCCGTTTTGACCCCGAAAGTCCCCAGACCCTGCGCTTAGAGTTTGCTAAAGCCAACACGAAGATGGCAAAGAGTAAGCTGATGGCCACACCGAACCCCACAAATATCCACCCTGCTCTAGGAGCTCACTTCATTGCACGGGACCCAT ATGATCTGACAGGGGCAGCACTGATCCCAGCATCGCCGGATGCCTGGACTCCTTACCCCCTGTACACCACGGAGCTGACCCCAGGCCTCCCTCACGCAGCCTTCACTTACCCAGCGGCCGCTGCCGCAGCTGCAGCCCTCCACGCCCAG aTGCGCTGGTACCCTACTCCCTCTGAGACTTCCCAGCCTGGATGGAAATCCCGGCAGTTTTGTTAG
- the LOC108887833 gene encoding RNA-binding protein, mRNA-processing factor 2a isoform X3, translated as MILSRNTTTTATPTTTTRISSDTSPSSSTARPHLGTSSLLKFKRHQDFHCSFRRTWGKYHSTRKNLILCAAATAAAAAEATVNMSLKADAEPNNNVSIEEEVRTLFVSGLPVDIKPRELYLLFRPFKGYEGSLIKLTSKQPVGFVTFDSRSGAEAAKNALNGIRFDPESPQTLRLEFAKANTKMAKSKLMATPNPTNIHPALGAHFIARDPYDLTGAALIPASPDAWTPYPLYTTELTPGLPHAAFTYPAAAAAAAALHAQVRDQPASGNHTFVQLK; from the exons ATGATTCTCTCTCGcaacactactactactgcaactcctactactactactagaaTTTCCTCGGACACCTCGCCGTCCTCCTCGACCGCACGACCTCACCTCGGCACATCTTCTCTCCTCAAGTTCAAACGCCACCAGGActttcactgcagcttcagACGCACTTGGGGGAAATATCACTCGACGAGGAAAAACTTGATACTTTGTGCAGcagcgacagcagcagcagcagctgaagcgACCGTCAACATGAGTCTCAAAGCCGACGCGGAGCCGAATAACAACGTCTCCATCGAAGAGGAG GTACGAACGCTGTTTGTCAGTGGCCTACCAGTAGATATCAAACCACGGGAACTTTACCTTCTCTTCAGACCTTTCAAG GGTTATGAAGGGTCACTGATTAAGTTAACTTCAAAACAG cCTGTTGGGTTTGTAACCTTTGACAGTCGGTCTGGAGCTGAAGCTGCAAAAAATGCACTAAAT GGTATCCGTTTTGACCCCGAAAGTCCCCAGACCCTGCGCTTAGAGTTTGCTAAAGCCAACACGAAGATGGCAAAGAGTAAGCTGATGGCCACACCGAACCCCACAAATATCCACCCTGCTCTAGGAGCTCACTTCATTGCACGGGACCCAT ATGATCTGACAGGGGCAGCACTGATCCCAGCATCGCCGGATGCCTGGACTCCTTACCCCCTGTACACCACGGAGCTGACCCCAGGCCTCCCTCACGCAGCCTTCACTTACCCAGCGGCCGCTGCCGCAGCTGCAGCCCTCCACGCCCAGGTGAGGGACCAACcg GCCTCTGGAAACCACACCTTTGTCCAGCTGAAGTGA